One Plasmodium malariae genome assembly, chromosome: 3 genomic window, tatataagaaatttctatatatttttttagagcatgtttaacatatttttaggAGATAATTATGGTTTTGATAGGAAATTAGATAAACGAATTTATCGATTATTAAGTAAATGTGGAAAGggtattttttcaaatgttGGAGATTTAGAATTAAAGATACCATttgatataaaaagaaaaaaagaaaaattactaACAActgataatgaaaaatgggaaaaagaaaaaaaagaaaaattatatagatgTTCATTAATTAAGGATAAATTGATTAAGGAActtatgaaaaagaaaagtactATGTTTCATAAATCATATAAccattatgaaaaaaatataatgaacgGACTTGATGATAAggcattttttaaaaaaatgatgctGATTAATGATAAggattacaaaaaattaaaacgtaaaaaatatggattGCGACTTTGCTcacttttattattgttcataTTGGTATTAATTATACCTATAGTGGATTTATCATTAGGTAATTTTAGTACTGTAggtaaattattaaatacattatGTAGTTTATTAGGATATAACGAACCACCAGTCGACTCTGCTGAATCTTCGGGATCTTTATTGTCCTCTACATGTCAACTGAAAAACCTTACAGGAATTAAAGTATTTGGTGTTCTAGTCTATTGTTTACCTATCTTAATATTGGGAATTATACTTATTCaaggaattttttattattataagaatgttataaaacataaaaaattggGTTTTTGGAAGCGTTTAATGAATGGTAAGCaataagtttatttttttaaggaaGCCTTTGAATGTTATGTACTACCTGAAATATCATTAATgacatattaaatataataattttttagattatatatatgaacctacatatatgcagtaatatttatacgtaaatgtaaaaaaagaaagttttgatattttttgtaaatttgaatatttgaaatttttttaatttgtaatttAATGTATTCTTTCTTctgaattaattattatggcttaagatatatatatatatatatctgtttatatgcaaatttcaacaaataatatatgtttgtttgttagatttaataaataacactacttttaatgttattttattatattcatttgttaatttactttttaactaaaaattttgctgctttatattttttatcattttctactataaaattattactttttaaaattattatgaaaaggaattattactttaaaattaacaattaaTGTGCCTTGTTTTGTATGTTAAGAacgataataattatatttattgtatttaaattttttttttttttattataatatagctttttaaattttacttttttttcttttctgttAATATCATAATATGTTGGCcgaatgaataatatattttaaaaagaaaaataaaataaaataaaatttagaatttctatagtaattttttttgtgaatataataattctataaTTGTCATTTTATGCTTCATACTACATATGTAGcagaaatttttatataaatcatactttttactatataagtataattaaaaaaattaattttcgtttatttgaattcatttattaatatgaatctgtataattgtttatttgacaaaatatatttgtaaaatacaaaacaaaaacTAATATATCTGCTTTAAAATTGTCAATAAAAAAGTTgctgaataatatattttggtaAATCGTATTGTTAGACTtccttatttataatttccaTAAAATAACTTgtgtattaatattataatttatattatttgaaattttttaaattataatagttTATGAAACATTCATATACTTATATCACTGTGATagttctttcttttctttctaatatatgaatatttttttaattatacatgtggaaaaaaaataaaaacattaaggGAATcgatttaaaaaatcatcatttagaaataacggtacaaattaaatttaattaagagtttaattatttaaaaatataacacaaaaataataaatagttcttttattacttatgaaatatatataattattcatagATTGGATAGTGCATCATAAATTGAactttcaaaatatattgtaaaacataatataaagcTTCTTTTCATATGACAACTGAAAAGTGTGTTATATttcacaaaataaaaaaggttgTACAAGTTATTGACTATTTATCTACTTACTACAATTATTGCATTGATATAATAATtcacattttataaaataaataacatgcTTTATTAAAGTGTAATATCTTAggaattataattattagtaGGAATATATCAATCAAATTAGAAGTTATTTCcctaatatataaaatatagcaatagatctatattctatacgtttttttatgtaaattaaatgagtatatagaaatattaatatatcatgcatctttttttactttaaaaaatttatataaaaagaactTGTAATAACTCgactatattaaataattaagttattattttttagtatttataaaagagctaaaaatatagtatttcACTGAAAGTCGTATTTTATTCACAacgtaaattttaaaaatgtattatatatttttaaaggttttatattttttttcgcgtggtaaaatacattttacgtatatatatattattatgttctatgaaaaaataatgaataaaaattgaaaatatacaGGTAACACTATATTTcgttgaatatattatactttattataAGCATAAGTCATtctaaataaattacaacTTTAGAGTTTTATAGTATGGAACAAAATATTGcgttgtttttatttattaatatttcaacTTTTATACTATTACCTTGGATATGTTACTTTTACAATGACATGGTATTATAGTATTATTcgaaatatttgtattatttatattttaattgtttattttttttaatgctttTTCTTAggataagaatatttttttatataaaaataagaaatatttacattttttttttgtttagaGCTCTctaaatgtttattttgaAGAAGAATGcaaattttttagaaaattaaatGCTAGAAATTATAGATTATTAACAAAACATAAACACGATAAGGATTCATGTATTGCAAAATTTATAGACGAAACTCCAAATAATGAAGTGAAtgataaaagatatatatctaataataaaagaggAACAGATGGAAAACACAAACAATCATGTAGAcgttcattatatattaaggaATACGATAGAAATgttgagaaaaataaatgtgttatacctaaaacaaaaaaatatttcgattttgaaagaaaaatatttaaagaacttgattatgaagattatgttaaaaatagcaaaattattgaatatatagaatataaaaaactagCACGTAAAAAACGCAGAATACGAATTGCTTtacttttgttatttatatttatattgatACTACCGATATTAGATCTTTCATTAGAGAAATTTACCGAGGGTGGGTTGTTGGGTTTATTATACTTGTTATATCCAACATCTGGAGGACCACCTGGAGTAGATGGGTCTTTGGTTACATTGTTAAGCAAAGATGGATGGGGtaatttagtaaaaatatgtgcATCAACTACGTTCATTTATGGTGTAccatttcttatatttgttgttatatttatattaggaATGGTTTACtactataaaaaagttataaaatatgaaaatattaagttaaaaaaaagattatgtaagaaataatatatatttttctgtgAAGAtgaatttaacatatatagcCATATCTTTAGTGATATACTTAACAGCCATAATaataactatttttattttataattacagATACGTATACCAGTGTTTTTGTTGGGAAACAATAAACTTGTATGTTTTTAGacattttgttaatttgaatttttgactgtttgaataattttcaatttttattttaaggaATGACTTCTGTAtatc contains:
- the PmUG01_03033900 gene encoding Plasmodium exported protein, unknown function, encoding MRIVDIFNMEKRFKLIIFIKIYIYIIIYWIFHCYSDMSMFNIFLGDNYGFDRKLDKRIYRLLSKCGKGIFSNVGDLELKIPFDIKRKKEKLLTTDNEKWEKEKKEKLYRCSLIKDKLIKELMKKKSTMFHKSYNHYEKNIMNGLDDKAFFKKMMLINDKDYKKLKRKKYGLRLCSLLLLFILVLIIPIVDLSLGNFSTVGKLLNTLCSLLGYNEPPVDSAESSGSLLSSTCQLKNLTGIKVFGVLVYCLPILILGIILIQGIFYYYKNVIKHKKLGFWKRLMNGKQ
- the PmUG01_03034000 gene encoding fam-l protein, with the translated sequence MEQNIALFLFINISTFILLPWICYFYNDMSSLNVYFEEECKFFRKLNARNYRLLTKHKHDKDSCIAKFIDETPNNEVNDKRYISNNKRGTDGKHKQSCRRSLYIKEYDRNVEKNKCVIPKTKKYFDFERKIFKELDYEDYVKNSKIIEYIEYKKLARKKRRIRIALLLLFIFILILPILDLSLEKFTEGGLLGLLYLLYPTSGGPPGVDGSLVTLLSKDGWGNLVKICASTTFIYGVPFLIFVVIFILGMVYYYKKVIKYENIKLKKRLCKK